Proteins encoded by one window of Microbacterium testaceum:
- a CDS encoding MIP/aquaporin family protein — MQEVNLGLYFLSEVVGTAMLILLGCGVVANVALAKTKGNAGGTLMVNWGWGLAVFAGVIVSAYSGAQLNPAVSIGLLVAGKIAFVQFLVAVAAQMVGAIIGAVLAWASYKQHFDDEPDPAAKLGVFSTGPAIRSYGFNFLTEVIATFVLVFVIFGFGDYGVADIGVPGGIGGLAAVPVALLVVGIGASLGGPTGYAINPARDLGPRIAHAILPIKGKGSSDWGYAWVPVAGPLVGGLLAGLLAPLLLGLGK, encoded by the coding sequence ATGCAAGAAGTGAACCTGGGGCTGTACTTCCTCTCGGAGGTCGTCGGCACCGCGATGCTCATCCTGTTGGGCTGTGGCGTGGTCGCCAACGTGGCCCTCGCCAAGACCAAGGGCAACGCCGGCGGCACCCTGATGGTCAACTGGGGTTGGGGTCTGGCGGTCTTCGCCGGTGTCATCGTCTCCGCGTACTCCGGCGCTCAGCTGAACCCCGCCGTCTCGATCGGCCTCCTGGTCGCCGGCAAGATCGCCTTCGTCCAGTTCCTCGTGGCCGTGGCCGCGCAGATGGTCGGTGCCATCATCGGCGCCGTCCTCGCCTGGGCGTCGTACAAGCAGCACTTCGACGACGAGCCCGACCCCGCCGCCAAGCTCGGCGTGTTCTCGACCGGTCCCGCGATCCGGTCGTACGGCTTCAACTTCCTCACCGAGGTCATCGCCACCTTCGTCCTGGTGTTCGTGATCTTCGGCTTCGGTGACTACGGCGTAGCCGACATCGGCGTCCCCGGCGGCATCGGCGGCCTCGCGGCCGTCCCCGTGGCGCTGCTCGTGGTCGGTATCGGCGCCTCCCTCGGCGGCCCCACCGGCTACGCGATCAACCCGGCCCGCGACCTCGGCCCCCGCATCGCCCACGCGATCCTCCCCATCAAGGGCAAGGGTTCGAGCGACTGGGGCTACGCCTGGGTTCCGGTCGCCGGTCCCCTCGTCGGTGGTCTGCTCGCGGGTCTGCTGGCTCCCCTGCTCCTCGGCCTCGGCAAGTAA
- the glpK gene encoding glycerol kinase GlpK translates to MADYVLAIDQGTTSTRAMIFDKSGSVVSVGQKEHEQIFPRAGWVEHDPAEIWRNTQEVIGLALSRADITRHDIAAVGITNQRETAVVWDKNTGKPVYNAIVWQDTRTQSIVDRLADGDPERYKSIVGLPLATYFSGTKIVWILENVDGAREKAEAGDLLFGTTDTWVLWNLTGGIDGGVHATDVTNASRTLFMDLETLSWREDILADFGVPASMLPEIRSSSEVYGTVESSSLLRETPIAGILGDQQAATFGQAAFDPGESKNTYGTGNFLIFQTGEEIVHSKNGLLTTLGYKLGDQPARYALEGSIAVTGSLIQWLRDQLGIISSAPEVEKLAESVDDNGGVYFVPAFSGLFAPYWRPDARGAIVGMTRYVNRGHIARAALEATAFQSREVLDAVNADSGVDLAELKVDGGMTANDALMQFQADILGVPVVRPVVAETTALGAAYAAGLAVGFWDNLDDLRANWQEDKRWEPNMDDGERERELRLWKKAVTKSMDWIDDDVR, encoded by the coding sequence ATGGCCGACTACGTCCTCGCCATCGACCAGGGCACGACCTCGACGCGCGCGATGATCTTCGACAAGTCCGGGAGCGTCGTCTCCGTCGGACAGAAGGAGCACGAGCAGATCTTCCCGCGCGCGGGATGGGTCGAGCACGACCCCGCCGAGATCTGGCGCAACACCCAGGAGGTGATCGGCCTGGCCCTCAGCCGCGCCGACATCACCCGCCACGACATCGCCGCCGTCGGCATCACCAACCAGCGCGAGACCGCGGTGGTCTGGGACAAGAACACCGGCAAGCCCGTGTACAACGCCATTGTCTGGCAGGACACGCGCACGCAGTCCATCGTCGACCGTCTCGCCGACGGCGACCCCGAGCGCTACAAGAGCATCGTCGGTCTGCCGCTGGCGACCTACTTCTCGGGCACCAAGATCGTCTGGATCCTCGAGAACGTCGACGGAGCCCGCGAGAAGGCCGAGGCCGGAGACCTGCTCTTCGGCACGACCGACACCTGGGTGCTGTGGAACCTGACCGGCGGCATCGACGGCGGCGTGCACGCGACAGACGTCACCAACGCCAGCCGCACGCTGTTCATGGACCTCGAGACGCTGTCGTGGCGCGAGGACATCCTCGCCGACTTCGGCGTGCCGGCCTCGATGCTCCCCGAGATCCGCTCCTCCTCCGAGGTCTACGGCACCGTCGAGTCCTCGTCGCTGCTGCGCGAGACGCCGATCGCCGGCATCCTGGGCGACCAGCAGGCCGCGACCTTCGGCCAGGCGGCCTTCGACCCGGGTGAGAGCAAGAACACCTACGGCACGGGCAACTTCCTCATCTTCCAGACGGGCGAAGAGATCGTCCACTCGAAGAACGGTCTGCTCACGACGCTGGGCTACAAGCTCGGCGACCAGCCCGCCCGCTACGCGCTCGAGGGATCCATCGCCGTCACCGGCTCGCTCATCCAGTGGCTGCGCGATCAGCTCGGCATCATCTCCTCGGCCCCCGAGGTCGAGAAGCTGGCCGAGAGCGTGGACGACAATGGCGGCGTGTACTTCGTCCCGGCGTTCTCGGGCCTGTTCGCGCCCTACTGGCGTCCCGACGCCCGCGGCGCGATCGTCGGTATGACGCGCTACGTCAACCGCGGCCACATCGCCCGTGCCGCCCTCGAGGCGACCGCCTTCCAGTCGCGCGAGGTGCTCGACGCCGTCAACGCCGACTCCGGCGTCGACCTGGCCGAGCTCAAGGTCGACGGCGGCATGACCGCCAACGACGCTCTCATGCAGTTCCAGGCGGACATCCTCGGCGTACCCGTGGTGCGCCCGGTCGTCGCCGAGACCACCGCCCTGGGTGCCGCGTACGCCGCGGGCCTCGCGGTCGGCTTCTGGGACAACCTCGACGACCTGCGCGCCAACTGGCAGGAAGACAAGCGCTGGGAGCCCAACATGGACGACGGCGAGCGCGAGCGCGAGCTGCGCCTGTGGAAGAAGGCCGTCACCAAATCGATGGACTGGATCGACGACGACGTGCGCTGA
- a CDS encoding OsmC family protein — protein MNGEHHYRLRSTWTGDLGTGTSGYRDYERAVTLEVGGKPAIAASADKPFRGDPAKWNPEELLIAALSECHLLSYLYACVKVGVVVTGYEDDASGTLQEDGNGGGAFTEVVLRPRVRVADASMIEAARAAHRQAREWCFIANSVNFPVRHEPEVTAD, from the coding sequence ATGAACGGAGAGCACCACTACCGCCTGCGCTCGACCTGGACCGGCGACCTCGGCACGGGAACGAGCGGTTATCGCGACTACGAGCGGGCCGTGACCCTCGAGGTCGGCGGAAAGCCCGCCATCGCGGCATCCGCCGACAAGCCCTTCCGCGGCGACCCCGCCAAGTGGAACCCCGAAGAACTGCTGATCGCGGCGTTGAGCGAGTGCCACCTGCTGTCGTACCTCTACGCGTGCGTGAAGGTGGGCGTCGTGGTCACCGGTTACGAGGACGACGCCTCGGGCACCCTGCAGGAGGACGGCAACGGCGGGGGAGCGTTCACCGAGGTCGTGCTGCGCCCGCGCGTCCGCGTGGCGGACGCGTCGATGATCGAGGCGGCGCGCGCGGCCCACCGCCAGGCGCGCGAGTGGTGCTTCATCGCCAACTCGGTCAACTTCCCGGTTCGGCACGAGCCCGAGGTGACCGCGGACTGA
- a CDS encoding LamG-like jellyroll fold domain-containing protein: MFPRLRRSVRGLSAGLVVGALAVSSLAFGGASIAVAASGTSTGTTSGTTPSDTVSSASTTASATSTTGTTGSAATGSAASGTSSATGRSSFLLPVLPDTQFYSRYSASQFVPQYGTNPFEVQTQWVVDNKKALNIPFTMQLGDVVDQQGKSDQWSAASKAMKILEDGKVPYSVIPGNHDVADQGARSSEGNASNYLASFGASTLQRQGGSSLLGTFQNGYSSAYRFSAEGHDWVVLSLGWNASDDTFAWAQGILDANKGVPVILSSHAIIGIDQDQVSPTSWWYGDLLWDKLIRKNDQIVLTLNGHFHGATMRTLTNDFGHPVHEVLTDYQMAADGGNGIMTLFEFDLSGGSIDVSTISPWVGKKHANSRTSTDAPVLTGTWQQFSLAMDFGSRFGWGAPSAAQADGPDLTAAAKAMVSQGWTGSSTGEKLAAAGDASDYFAVPGTVAHWRFGDVKEGVVDENTVVPDIAGSSPMYRLPLDQTDAPDELDDIAVTHKDVPFYSADPGAVCFSDVHRNSTGPDNLAFLTTEYGAPATSAHLSAESGYTLETFLQMDANWTEAANRWGAAISRGGARNWIGINDTSDEGAGAAWLGISNLREYQFSAADTVSKNSYTLWSGEIMPGSWHHVAIVNDPAAGTVIMYVDGVPVLRNASGVGGMMAADLMPWVIGASLWNTEPEHGWYGCVGETRIVDHALPREQFLFQRADLDATAAAFAVTTALSGVQASTATVPTLEGRGVAGAQVTVRVDGADAGRAAVGADGTWRLALKTPIAGVGAHAVSFAQSIGTRTGSALEMTVTMGVDAAWSPDGEQLAAGKDGAIAVTPSTFRAGDTVSVNVPAGLDGKALYGFLFSQPTGLGTATVANRSISLVVPASVAAGEHRLAVYTATGELVGWARVTVAPPVAAVDPGAGAGGSATGGVATSNASSQPGSARRGDLAATGVASGALAALSGAALLLAGLGLVLRRRRRHA, translated from the coding sequence ATGTTCCCTCGTCTACGCCGCTCCGTACGCGGCCTCTCGGCCGGACTGGTCGTCGGCGCGCTCGCCGTGTCGAGCCTCGCCTTCGGCGGCGCTTCGATCGCCGTCGCCGCCTCGGGCACGTCCACCGGCACCACCTCGGGCACGACCCCCTCCGACACGGTCTCGAGCGCGTCCACGACCGCGTCGGCGACGAGCACCACGGGGACCACCGGTTCCGCGGCGACCGGGTCCGCGGCATCCGGAACCTCCTCCGCGACGGGACGCTCGAGCTTCTTGCTGCCGGTGCTGCCCGACACGCAGTTCTACTCGCGGTACAGCGCCTCGCAATTCGTGCCGCAGTACGGGACGAACCCCTTCGAGGTGCAGACCCAGTGGGTCGTCGACAACAAGAAGGCGCTCAACATCCCGTTCACCATGCAGCTCGGCGACGTCGTCGATCAGCAGGGCAAGAGTGATCAGTGGAGCGCCGCGAGCAAGGCGATGAAGATCCTCGAGGACGGCAAGGTGCCCTACTCGGTGATTCCCGGCAATCACGACGTGGCCGACCAGGGCGCCCGCTCGTCGGAGGGCAACGCGTCGAACTACCTCGCCTCCTTCGGGGCATCCACGCTGCAGCGACAGGGCGGTTCGAGCCTGCTCGGCACGTTCCAGAACGGGTACTCGTCGGCGTACCGCTTCTCGGCCGAGGGGCATGACTGGGTCGTGCTGTCGCTCGGCTGGAACGCCTCCGACGACACCTTCGCCTGGGCCCAGGGGATCCTGGACGCCAACAAAGGCGTGCCCGTGATCCTGTCGTCGCACGCGATCATCGGCATCGACCAGGACCAGGTGTCACCGACCAGCTGGTGGTACGGCGACCTGCTGTGGGACAAGCTCATCCGCAAGAACGATCAGATCGTCCTGACGCTCAACGGACACTTCCACGGCGCGACCATGCGCACGCTCACGAACGACTTCGGGCATCCCGTCCACGAGGTGCTGACGGACTATCAGATGGCGGCGGACGGCGGCAACGGCATCATGACGCTGTTCGAGTTCGACCTGTCGGGCGGCAGCATCGACGTCTCGACGATCTCGCCCTGGGTCGGCAAGAAGCACGCCAACTCCCGAACGTCGACGGACGCCCCCGTGCTCACCGGGACATGGCAGCAGTTCTCGCTCGCGATGGACTTCGGATCCCGTTTCGGATGGGGTGCGCCCTCGGCGGCCCAGGCGGACGGTCCCGACCTCACCGCCGCCGCGAAGGCCATGGTGTCGCAGGGGTGGACCGGGTCGTCGACCGGCGAGAAGCTCGCCGCCGCCGGTGACGCGTCGGACTACTTCGCGGTACCCGGAACGGTGGCGCACTGGCGGTTCGGCGACGTCAAGGAGGGCGTCGTCGACGAGAACACCGTCGTCCCCGATATCGCGGGGTCCAGCCCGATGTACCGCCTGCCACTGGACCAGACCGACGCCCCCGACGAACTCGACGACATCGCGGTGACCCACAAGGACGTCCCGTTCTACTCGGCGGACCCGGGCGCGGTGTGCTTCAGCGACGTGCACCGCAACAGCACGGGACCCGACAATCTCGCGTTCCTCACGACCGAGTACGGTGCGCCGGCGACCTCGGCGCACCTCAGCGCGGAGTCGGGGTACACCCTCGAGACCTTCCTGCAGATGGATGCGAACTGGACCGAGGCCGCGAACCGCTGGGGCGCCGCGATCAGTCGAGGCGGCGCGCGCAATTGGATCGGGATCAACGACACCTCCGACGAGGGGGCCGGTGCGGCCTGGCTGGGCATCTCGAACCTGCGCGAGTACCAGTTCTCGGCGGCCGACACGGTCTCGAAGAACTCCTACACGCTCTGGTCGGGCGAGATCATGCCGGGTAGCTGGCACCACGTCGCGATCGTGAACGACCCCGCCGCGGGAACCGTGATCATGTACGTCGACGGCGTGCCGGTGCTGCGCAACGCCTCGGGCGTCGGCGGGATGATGGCCGCCGACCTGATGCCGTGGGTGATCGGCGCCTCGCTGTGGAACACCGAGCCCGAGCACGGCTGGTACGGCTGCGTGGGCGAGACCCGCATCGTCGACCATGCCCTGCCGCGCGAGCAGTTCCTCTTCCAGCGTGCCGACCTCGACGCCACCGCCGCGGCCTTCGCCGTGACCACGGCGCTGTCGGGCGTGCAGGCCTCGACCGCGACGGTTCCGACGCTCGAGGGACGCGGGGTCGCGGGGGCGCAGGTGACGGTGCGGGTCGACGGGGCGGACGCCGGTCGCGCCGCCGTGGGAGCCGACGGCACCTGGCGTCTCGCGCTGAAGACGCCGATCGCCGGCGTCGGTGCGCACGCGGTGAGCTTCGCCCAGTCCATCGGGACCCGGACCGGCTCGGCGCTCGAGATGACGGTCACCATGGGGGTGGATGCCGCCTGGTCTCCGGATGGCGAGCAGTTGGCTGCCGGCAAGGACGGCGCCATCGCGGTGACGCCGAGCACCTTCCGGGCCGGCGACACGGTCTCGGTGAACGTGCCCGCGGGTCTCGACGGGAAGGCGCTCTACGGGTTCCTCTTCTCGCAGCCCACGGGTCTGGGCACCGCGACCGTGGCGAACCGGTCGATCTCGCTCGTCGTCCCGGCGAGCGTCGCTGCGGGCGAGCACCGGCTCGCCGTCTACACGGCGACCGGCGAGCTGGTGGGCTGGGCGCGCGTCACGGTCGCCCCTCCCGTCGCCGCGGTCGATCCGGGGGCCGGCGCCGGCGGCTCCGCGACCGGGGGCGTCGCCACGTCGAATGCGAGCTCCCAGCCCGGGAGCGCGCGTCGCGGCGATCTCGCCGCCACCGGCGTCGCCTCGGGCGCTCTGGCCGCGCTGTCGGGCGCCGCTCTGCTGCTCGCGGGCCTCGGACTGGTGCTGCGCCGCCGACGTCGACACGCCTGA
- a CDS encoding RICIN domain-containing protein — MTPTRSRLLRAAATLVAAASLLASAPPALAATETPVSASAVGAAQLVLVESVHASGKVLRIGAGDAQVSSAPGSTTPAVASISSMAQADPQTLSAQALRLYPVVGSARTFLIADQKDRVLTRSRNDQDAFRYLQTADVADSATDPYAQWELRDAGNGAVNLVNVQRDREGRESALDLYNWKTADGSEVQTYTLNASAAVQQWRVHALTPTVTSPSLVTTPGVLPTLPSSLSGRYGWGRTVTLSPITWALPAATTWLTPGMVSVTGTAKGFFGEDVALTASVAVGALSDAADSALTTYAGATVAEVAMRAPATVQRRIGDTGQTLTAPVRWDFTGVTDAAFSTPGTVKVPAVSGLGFSATLVVTVSAAQQVNVLRQSGVHPDWSFKDSTTFALTDGNRTATGFADWRSGGSANRVNPNRVTFYLDQPRQISSVNVYDIGGKQNIGSVTVQYRTTRGGWANLPSATAWPAANTSADLRLEVTASRPVLATGLRVLVKNKTSSTWMTLSEIEAFGPQLTPAS, encoded by the coding sequence ATGACCCCCACCCGATCGCGACTGCTCCGCGCGGCCGCGACCCTCGTGGCCGCCGCGAGCTTGTTGGCATCCGCCCCTCCCGCCCTCGCCGCCACCGAAACGCCCGTCTCCGCGTCGGCCGTCGGCGCAGCGCAGCTCGTGCTCGTCGAGAGCGTCCACGCGAGCGGCAAGGTGCTCCGGATCGGGGCGGGGGACGCTCAGGTCTCGAGCGCGCCCGGCTCGACGACTCCGGCGGTGGCATCGATCTCGTCGATGGCGCAAGCCGACCCTCAGACGCTGTCCGCTCAGGCGCTTCGCCTGTACCCGGTCGTCGGCTCGGCGCGCACGTTCCTCATCGCCGATCAGAAGGACCGCGTCCTCACCCGCTCGCGCAACGACCAGGACGCCTTCCGCTACCTGCAGACGGCCGATGTCGCCGACTCCGCGACCGACCCCTACGCCCAGTGGGAGCTGCGCGACGCGGGCAACGGGGCCGTGAACCTCGTCAACGTGCAGCGCGATCGCGAGGGCAGGGAATCGGCTCTCGACCTCTACAACTGGAAGACGGCCGACGGCTCGGAGGTGCAGACCTACACCCTCAACGCCTCCGCCGCGGTGCAGCAGTGGCGCGTGCACGCTCTCACCCCGACCGTGACCTCTCCCTCGCTCGTCACCACGCCGGGCGTGCTCCCGACCCTGCCGAGCTCACTCAGCGGCCGCTACGGCTGGGGCCGCACGGTGACGCTGTCGCCCATCACCTGGGCGCTGCCGGCTGCGACGACCTGGCTGACGCCCGGAATGGTCTCGGTGACGGGAACGGCGAAGGGTTTCTTCGGTGAAGACGTGGCTCTCACGGCATCCGTCGCCGTCGGCGCCCTCTCGGACGCCGCGGACTCCGCGCTCACCACCTACGCGGGCGCCACCGTCGCCGAGGTCGCCATGCGGGCCCCGGCCACGGTCCAGCGTCGTATCGGCGACACCGGGCAGACCCTGACCGCCCCCGTGCGCTGGGACTTCACGGGCGTGACGGATGCCGCGTTCTCGACGCCCGGAACGGTGAAGGTCCCGGCGGTCTCGGGGCTCGGCTTCTCAGCCACGCTCGTGGTCACGGTCTCGGCCGCGCAGCAGGTGAACGTGCTCCGTCAGTCGGGCGTGCACCCCGACTGGTCGTTCAAGGACTCCACGACCTTCGCCCTCACCGACGGGAACCGCACCGCCACTGGCTTCGCCGACTGGCGCTCGGGGGGCTCGGCGAACCGCGTGAACCCCAACCGCGTGACCTTCTACCTCGACCAGCCGCGGCAGATCTCGAGTGTGAACGTGTACGACATCGGCGGCAAGCAGAACATCGGCTCGGTCACCGTGCAGTACCGCACCACGCGCGGCGGGTGGGCGAACCTTCCCTCCGCCACCGCCTGGCCCGCCGCCAACACGTCGGCCGACCTGCGTCTCGAGGTCACCGCCTCGCGTCCCGTCCTCGCCACGGGTCTTCGCGTGCTGGTGAAGAACAAGACCTCGTCCACCTGGATGACCCTGTCCGAGATCGAGGCCTTCGGGCCCCAGCTCACCCCCGCCTCCTGA
- a CDS encoding asparaginase: MPATPPASVELAVVDRNDFVESRHYGVAVVLAPDGSEKLTLGDASALFLPRSSMKPLQALACLSAGAELADERLAISMASHAGTERHAEVARGILQSAGLTEDDLGCPAAWPTDTASRDEMVRDHAAPSPLRMNCSGKHAAMLLTCVANGWSTGDYLDPQHPLQAHIREVIERLVGERMTTTAIDGCGAPVYAMSLVGLARAIQRIATSSERSPFALHRSAGTLVRAVREHPWTIDGPGRPDTIVIERLGVFSKMGAEGVQVMTAPDGTTVALKMLDGSNRAGHVVALRLLERVGALTAAAVDDTVAQLSLSILGGGREVGSIRSAV, translated from the coding sequence ATGCCCGCTACGCCCCCCGCCTCCGTCGAACTCGCCGTCGTCGACCGCAACGATTTCGTCGAATCCCGCCACTACGGCGTCGCCGTGGTCCTCGCCCCCGACGGGTCCGAGAAGCTGACCCTCGGCGATGCGAGCGCGCTCTTCCTCCCCCGCTCGAGCATGAAGCCCCTGCAGGCGCTGGCGTGTCTCTCGGCGGGCGCCGAGCTTGCCGACGAGCGTCTCGCGATCTCGATGGCGAGCCACGCGGGCACCGAGCGCCACGCCGAGGTGGCTCGCGGCATCCTGCAGTCCGCCGGCCTCACCGAAGATGACCTCGGGTGCCCGGCGGCCTGGCCCACCGACACCGCGTCACGCGACGAGATGGTGCGTGATCACGCCGCGCCCTCGCCGCTGCGCATGAACTGCTCGGGCAAGCACGCCGCGATGCTCCTGACCTGCGTGGCGAACGGCTGGAGCACGGGCGACTACCTCGATCCGCAGCATCCGCTGCAGGCGCACATCCGCGAGGTCATCGAACGTCTCGTGGGTGAGCGCATGACCACGACGGCGATCGACGGCTGCGGAGCCCCCGTCTACGCCATGAGCCTCGTCGGTCTCGCACGGGCCATCCAGCGCATCGCGACGTCGTCGGAGCGCTCCCCCTTCGCTCTGCACCGCAGCGCCGGAACCCTCGTGCGCGCCGTGCGCGAGCACCCGTGGACCATCGACGGCCCCGGCCGGCCCGACACGATCGTCATCGAACGCCTCGGGGTCTTCTCGAAGATGGGCGCCGAGGGCGTGCAGGTCATGACCGCCCCCGACGGCACCACGGTCGCCCTCAAGATGCTCGATGGCTCGAATCGCGCCGGACATGTCGTCGCGCTGCGCCTGCTCGAGAGGGTCGGGGCTCTCACCGCCGCGGCGGTCGACGACACCGTGGCGCAGCTCTCGCTGTCGATCCTGGGCGGCGGTCGCGAGGTCGGTTCGATTCGCTCCGCGGTCTGA
- a CDS encoding APC family permease, translated as MTSAPERTAGKGLATGTLGLWGSTVIGLASTAPVYSLVATLGFVVLAVGASAPIAFVLAFIPMLFIAFAYRELNNEVPDCGTTFTWGTKAFGPWVGWMGGWGVAVAGMVVLANLSQIAGIYLWSLIGDGSLAENVPLVTATGVAFIAAMTYVSYRGVEIGERIQNILLAVQYLVLVLFVVLALWKFFDGTAPNPTPFDLAWFNPFGFTDWSGFTEAVLLALFIYWGWDTCLALNEETKDPKRIPGRAALLTTVILLGTYVTVTVAAMMYAGVGEDGAGLANPANADDVFLALKDDLFGPFGWVLIVAVLISAVSSTQTTILPTARGTLAMAAYKALPHRFQTVHPRFRTPSFSTLVMGVVASVYYVGMTIISDNILQDSILSLGLAIAFYYAMTGYACVWFYRRELFSSAKNLVYRGILPLLGALMLTYAFVQSAVDMSDPEYGNTVLLGIGGTFVVGIGALAIGVVLMVLWYLFPGSKPFFRGESLNRETEVLVPDEPIAHPRSVDGGI; from the coding sequence ATGACCTCCGCACCCGAACGGACGGCCGGAAAAGGCCTGGCCACTGGCACCCTGGGCCTGTGGGGCTCGACCGTGATCGGTCTGGCATCCACCGCGCCGGTGTACTCCCTCGTCGCAACTCTCGGCTTCGTCGTCCTCGCGGTCGGGGCGTCGGCGCCCATCGCGTTCGTGCTGGCCTTCATCCCGATGCTGTTCATCGCCTTCGCCTACCGCGAGTTGAACAACGAGGTGCCCGACTGCGGCACCACGTTCACGTGGGGGACGAAGGCGTTCGGCCCCTGGGTCGGGTGGATGGGAGGTTGGGGTGTCGCCGTCGCGGGGATGGTGGTGCTCGCCAACCTGTCGCAGATCGCCGGCATCTACCTGTGGTCGCTGATCGGAGACGGTTCCCTCGCCGAGAACGTGCCGCTCGTCACGGCGACGGGCGTGGCCTTCATCGCTGCGATGACCTACGTGAGCTACCGCGGGGTCGAGATCGGCGAGCGGATCCAGAACATCCTGCTCGCCGTGCAGTACCTCGTCCTGGTGCTCTTCGTGGTGTTGGCGCTGTGGAAGTTCTTCGACGGGACGGCGCCGAATCCCACCCCCTTCGATCTCGCGTGGTTCAACCCCTTCGGGTTCACCGACTGGAGCGGATTCACCGAGGCCGTCCTGCTCGCGTTGTTCATCTACTGGGGATGGGACACCTGCCTGGCGCTCAACGAAGAGACCAAGGACCCCAAGCGCATCCCGGGCCGCGCCGCGCTCCTGACCACCGTCATCCTGCTCGGCACCTACGTCACGGTCACGGTGGCGGCGATGATGTACGCCGGCGTCGGCGAGGACGGAGCGGGGCTGGCCAACCCCGCCAACGCCGACGACGTGTTCCTCGCTCTCAAGGACGACCTGTTCGGCCCGTTCGGGTGGGTCCTCATCGTCGCCGTGCTCATCTCGGCGGTGTCGTCGACGCAGACCACGATCCTCCCCACCGCGCGGGGAACGCTCGCGATGGCCGCCTACAAGGCGCTGCCGCACCGCTTCCAGACGGTGCACCCCCGCTTCCGCACGCCGTCGTTCTCGACGCTGGTGATGGGCGTCGTCGCGAGCGTCTACTACGTCGGCATGACGATCATCAGCGACAACATCCTGCAGGACTCGATCCTGTCGCTCGGGCTCGCGATCGCTTTCTACTACGCGATGACGGGGTACGCCTGCGTGTGGTTCTACCGACGCGAGCTGTTCTCGTCGGCGAAGAACCTCGTCTACCGCGGCATCCTGCCCCTGCTGGGAGCCCTCATGCTGACGTACGCCTTCGTGCAGTCGGCCGTCGACATGTCCGACCCCGAGTACGGCAACACCGTGCTCCTCGGCATCGGCGGCACCTTCGTCGTCGGTATCGGGGCGCTGGCGATCGGGGTCGTGCTGATGGTGCTCTGGTACCTGTTCCCGGGATCGAAGCCGTTCTTCCGCGGCGAGAGCCTCAATCGCGAGACCGAGGTGCTCGTCCCGGACGAGCCGATCGCCCACCCGCGCTCGGTCGACGGGGGCATCTGA
- a CDS encoding PP2C family protein-serine/threonine phosphatase: MPEVTTHTRTVPLGDTVLELSWAASTEVGRRREVNQDAVLADFPLFVVADGMGGHLGGEIASASTVERLRAVVATGPVSTKNIEKALSRAVKDIVAHPETTDEGTGTTLTGVYLETHTEEPHWVTLNIGDSRVYLLRDGEIVQVTTDHSVVQELIAAGRLSPEEAENHPYGNVITRAVGPSDSVKPDYLRLDVLDGDRFVICSDGLTKELTDFGIRHFLEANTDPAAAVEAMMAAALENGGRDNISIVVLDVARRSA, encoded by the coding sequence GTGCCCGAGGTGACCACCCACACGCGCACCGTCCCGCTCGGTGACACCGTTCTCGAGCTGTCGTGGGCGGCCAGCACCGAGGTCGGACGCCGCCGCGAGGTGAACCAGGACGCCGTCCTCGCCGACTTCCCGCTGTTCGTCGTCGCCGACGGCATGGGCGGGCATCTCGGCGGAGAGATCGCGAGCGCAAGCACCGTCGAGCGGCTCCGTGCCGTGGTCGCGACGGGCCCGGTCTCGACGAAGAACATCGAGAAGGCGCTCTCGCGGGCGGTCAAAGACATCGTGGCCCACCCCGAGACCACCGACGAGGGCACCGGAACCACCCTTACCGGCGTGTACCTCGAGACCCACACCGAAGAACCGCACTGGGTGACGCTGAACATCGGCGACTCGCGCGTGTATCTTCTGCGCGATGGCGAGATCGTCCAGGTGACGACCGACCACTCCGTGGTGCAAGAGCTCATCGCCGCCGGGCGTCTGAGCCCCGAAGAGGCCGAGAACCACCCCTACGGGAACGTGATCACCCGCGCCGTGGGACCGAGCGACAGCGTCAAGCCCGACTACCTCCGCCTCGACGTGCTCGACGGCGATCGCTTCGTGATCTGCTCCGACGGTCTCACCAAAGAGCTCACGGATTTCGGCATCCGTCATTTCCTCGAGGCGAATACGGACCCGGCTGCAGCCGTCGAGGCCATGATGGCCGCCGCCCTCGAGAACGGCGGACGCGACAACATCTCGATCGTCGTCCTCGACGTCGCCCGCCGCTCCGCCTGA